The following coding sequences lie in one Rutidosis leptorrhynchoides isolate AG116_Rl617_1_P2 chromosome 6, CSIRO_AGI_Rlap_v1, whole genome shotgun sequence genomic window:
- the LOC139851638 gene encoding monothiol glutaredoxin-S2-like, with protein sequence MDRVKRMVCERPVVIFSKSSCIMSHTIKSLFNDFGVNPTVYELDEIARGREIEQALSALGYSTVPAVFIGGELVGGANEIMRLQIKSGLKPLLIKAGALWV encoded by the coding sequence ATGGATAGAGTGAAGAGAATGGTTTGTGAAAGGCCTGTTGTGATCTTCAGCAAGAGTTCTTGCATTATGTCCCACACAATAAAGTCACTGTTCAATGACTTTGGTGTGAACCCAACGGTTTACGAGCTTGATGAGATAGCTAGAGGCCGAGAAATAGAGCAGGCATTGTCTGCACTCGGTTATAGTACCGTTCCTGCTGTCTTCATTGGTGGGGAGTTGGTTGGTGGAGCTAATGAGATTATGAGACTTCAAATCAAGAGTGGTTTGAAGCCCTTGCTCATCAAGGCTGGAGCTTTATGGGTTTGA